A single region of the Bacillus carboniphilus genome encodes:
- a CDS encoding GNAT family N-acetyltransferase, translating into MPIYKTEKLLVRTIKPNDVDLIAKWLSDPQVLEFYEGRDNPFDTDKVKQKFLNRDDKVTRCLVEYDGVPIGYIQFYPIESDERVKYGYEDSLEIIFGTDQFIGEPEYWNQGIGTLLVQSMFDYLVNQKQANRIVMDPQTWNERAIATYEKCGMKKVKLLPENEWHEGEYRDCWLMEYTNKEKVGEYNETYPRSHYRV; encoded by the coding sequence ATGCCGATTTACAAAACAGAAAAATTATTAGTACGAACTATTAAGCCAAATGATGTAGACCTAATAGCTAAATGGTTATCAGATCCACAAGTCCTCGAATTTTATGAGGGAAGAGATAATCCTTTTGATACCGACAAGGTGAAACAGAAGTTCTTAAACAGAGACGATAAAGTAACCAGGTGTCTAGTCGAGTATGATGGGGTTCCTATTGGTTACATACAATTTTATCCAATCGAATCCGATGAAAGAGTTAAGTATGGATATGAAGATTCACTTGAAATCATTTTTGGCACTGATCAATTTATTGGTGAGCCTGAATATTGGAATCAAGGGATTGGAACGTTATTGGTTCAATCTATGTTTGATTATTTAGTTAATCAAAAGCAGGCAAATCGTATCGTTATGGATCCACAAACATGGAATGAGAGAGCGATTGCAACCTATGAAAAGTGTGGAATGAAAAAGGTAAAGCTTTTACCGGAAAATGAATGGCATGAAGGAGAATATCGAGATTGTTGGTTAATGGAATATACAAATAAAGAGAAAGTAGGGGAATACAATGAAACATATCCAAGAAGTCATTACAGAGTTTGA
- a CDS encoding DinB family protein, which produces MKHIQEVITEFESLVDWIEPFKKYDYELLFKPMAEGKWSVAELLSHLMFWDRFIINDLTPIVKPGVNIELVDFNEYNGRAAEYAKSGLSVGELLEEIIATRKQLCSIVRDLPEEKLLTPIKVGGEEIDRHTGNPHSIFNYVCDFIHHDNYHKKQVEDFLEKATLQK; this is translated from the coding sequence ATGAAACATATCCAAGAAGTCATTACAGAGTTTGAGAGTTTAGTAGATTGGATTGAACCTTTTAAAAAATACGATTACGAACTGTTGTTTAAACCGATGGCAGAAGGAAAGTGGTCTGTAGCGGAACTATTATCTCACCTTATGTTTTGGGACCGATTTATTATCAATGATCTGACCCCTATTGTAAAACCAGGTGTTAACATTGAATTAGTTGACTTTAATGAATATAACGGAAGAGCAGCTGAATATGCCAAGTCTGGTTTGTCTGTGGGAGAGCTTCTAGAAGAAATCATAGCGACAAGAAAACAATTATGCTCAATTGTAAGGGATCTACCAGAAGAAAAGCTCTTAACCCCTATAAAAGTAGGTGGCGAGGAAATAGACAGGCATACCGGAAATCCCCATTCCATTTTTAATTATGTTTGTGATTTTATCCATCATGACAACTATCATAAAAAACAGGTTGAAGATTTTCTAGAAAAGGCGACTCTACAGAAGTAG